From the Trifolium pratense cultivar HEN17-A07 linkage group LG4, ARS_RC_1.1, whole genome shotgun sequence genome, the window TCTTAGTAGCTATAaagcaacaaaaacaaacaaaaatcaataacaACCAAAAGAAacagataaattaaaaaataatatgaattgGGTTTTACCTTCATTAGCACCCTTTTTGAGTTGCTTGTAATTAGCAGCTTGTTGAACAAGATCCATAATAGTAATTGTCAGCTGAGCATCAGCCAAAGGGTATGCTTTAGGGTTAACTGCTTCTCCAGTCTGTAATTTAtcatatacaaaaacaattaatGTTCAGTAATCAATTAATATTGAATCGATTAATACTAAAAACAAGTAAGAAACAAAGAGAATAGAAAAGATTATGGTACCATTGTTAATTGAGAGGAAGAAAATGgaagacggctagggtttatggTTTGTGTAGAATAATAAGAAGGACTAGAGAGAGTTGACAGAACCGTTATAAGACACTATAggactttatatatataataattaaataattaaattaattaatatcgaTGGATGATAGAGGTTTGCGGCTAATGTTTTTTTCTAGGTTTTAGTTGGATCATCTAAAAAGTTGAACCGGAAGCCCACTATGCAAATAAACCTAATTTAACTCTTACTATTTAGAAAAATTTATTCCACACCCCTATAATTATCTCCCTACCTCctcaaataattataaaataccAATTTTAACCTTTTAAGAATCACAGTCATCTTATAATTGATGTTAGATTACTGTTTGATCAAATTAACGGTTGTGttaacttataaatataaaataacataaaaatatatatgattaattaatatttggttttttcgtTTAAGATAACAATgataaaattgagagaaaaaatataagttatgAACTACTAGAAGTAGTTTATCAAAATATCTTATAAGTTTGTAAAAATTTATGAACAACTTTTATTATGACTCGTGAGTGTTTGTTTTATCTATGTGATTGTCTCTAAAATTACCTCAaatttatgcaatttttgtGGCCAACGATGAACTAAATAGTAATCCAAATGAAAAACTATATAATTTAGATTAACAAAAGGTGAAGCATACATTATTCGTTGAAGAATTAAGAATGTTTATTCAACGACTAATAAGAATAATAAGTCACGTTAATAAATTTGTATCCGATACTCATAATTAAATTAGTTTTATTTCACTTATAAATTTATGTCATAAATTTTCATTAATTGTTAGCTAAACTACCCACAATAAAACTAGAATATGTACATAGACTTCAAAATTTATTTcacttaaaatgaaaatttgtacatagacttcaaaaaaaaatgaaataacaaAACTAATTTTGCTTTGTCTCTTTCCCTCTCTCACTCAGACAAGTTAAGATAGCATTGAAAACTACACACCCTCTATTCCTCTCTTCACATTTGGATATACCTCCCCATCCAATGAATATTTCCATGCTTCCCTTTGAATTATTCGTCTTCAGCTAACCTATGTTGCCCATATTCTTGCTCATTGCTTCTTTCTCCCAAACTATCTCTACCCTTTTAAAGCTACCTTCACAAGCTTGCACTTTCCATACATTGAAAATCAAATAACTTATCTTGGAGCTTAGGATCAATGGCTAGTAGTGGAAAGAATATTGAATCTTGTTATAGAGATATAGTAATATGTAATTCTGGAATAAAGTTTGAATGTTGTTCAAATGAGACCAATCTTCATCAAAGTACCTTATTTGCAAGTGTTGGTTTTGGATTTGGTATGTCACCAAATCCTCCTACTCTTATTACTGCTAGAGATAGTGCCACAAAACTTCCACTACTTAACTCTTCAATGAAGTATGCTTTAATTCCTGAACAAACTTTTCAACCTACAAGTTTTCAAGGATTGCTTAGTAGTGGTGATGAGGCAATGGAAGTTGTTAAGGAAAGTCTTGGCATGAGGAAAGAGTTTAAACTGAAGTTGAAGATTGGGAATCCGTCAGTGAGAAGATTGATAAGTGGAGCAATTGCTGGTGCGGTATCAAGAACTGTTGTGGCGCCGTTGGAGACCATAAGGACACATTTGATGGTAGGGAGCTGTGGACATAATACAACTCATGAAGTTTTTCAATCTATTATGGAAGTTGATGGTTGGAAGGGATTGTTTAGGGGAAATCTTGTAAATATCATCCGAGTTGCGCCGAGCAAGGCCATTGAGGTGAGTACAAGAATTTATCTATGTTTTTAAGTCTTAGATAAGATATCAGAGTTAGTTCATATACAATGTCagtgtaaatatttttaatttgtttataaatCATACTCGTCATATCATTAAAATCTTTTGACTTTAATTATAACTATTTCTAAAGTCACGTATATGAGCAGAACCAAGATATTGAAAGTATATTGTCTTATCATTGTAATGAATATGTAACTTTTGGCATGAGTAAATTTTGCATAAGCACCTCAACTTGTTAAAGTTTTTCGTCTAACTTATGACAGATACTTGTGTGTGCTTAGATGCTCACAATAgcttaaagttaaaacaaaccGAACCTAATTGGAATTTATCCATGAAGAAACACCAAATCACCAAATTGTGGCTTACTTGGAAGCAGAAAACAGTGTAGAAGCAGCAGATGATAATAACTTAAATAAGAAGTAGACTTGGATTGTAAAAAACACATACTTTACACAAGTGATAATTGATAACAACATTTGcatatcattaattaattttgcatAATTGGTTGTTTCCTGACTTTGATCACAGATCAAGTACTTGAATATTGAAtggcatatataatatattgtgGTAGCCAACAAATATCTGCCAGAAGAGTTTTATCTTTGTTGGGTGCTATAGAGTTTAACACTTCCACTTATACAATAAATTGTCAATTTTCTACCTTGTTAAGCTAGAACTCTACAAGTCCATCTTTTCATTCTGTAGCCTAAAACTCGACTAAACATAATGATGTGCAGTTATTTGCGTATGATACTGTCAAGAAGCACTTGACTCCTAAAGCTGGAGAACAGTCGAAAATTCCAATTCCCGCCTCATCAATTGCAGGTGCTGTAGCTGGAGTTAGCTCTACACTATGCACATACCCTCTTGAACTACTCAAAACTCGTGTCACTGTTCAGGTATGCACTCATGTGAGAAATAGCACATTGATGCTCTCATATGGAACTTTAATACCATAAACAATGC encodes:
- the LOC123921847 gene encoding adenine nucleotide transporter BT1, chloroplastic/mitochondrial-like, whose protein sequence is MASSGKNIESCYRDIVICNSGIKFECCSNETNLHQSTLFASVGFGFGMSPNPPTLITARDSATKLPLLNSSMKYALIPEQTFQPTSFQGLLSSGDEAMEVVKESLGMRKEFKLKLKIGNPSVRRLISGAIAGAVSRTVVAPLETIRTHLMVGSCGHNTTHEVFQSIMEVDGWKGLFRGNLVNIIRVAPSKAIELFAYDTVKKHLTPKAGEQSKIPIPASSIAGAVAGVSSTLCTYPLELLKTRVTVQRGVYKNFVDAFVRIVREEGPAELYRGLTPSLIGVIPYAATNYLAYDTLRKAYKKVFNKEEVGNVMTLLIGSAAGAFSSSATFPLEVARKHMQAGALNGRQYSNMFQALMSILEKEGVAGLYRGLGPSCIKLVPAAGISFMCYEACKRLLVENEEN